The genomic segment ACGGCAGGAGGCCGCATGCTACTTCAATACCTGCGCGACCTGTTTGGAAACATGCCCGAGCAGGTCAGCGCCCTCCTGCTGTCAGGTGCTGCCGGAGCTTACGTGCGGGCCGTGTTTGCGCCAGAGGCCAGTTGGCGTCGACGGATCTTAGAAGGCTTGGCGGGGGCCTTCAGCGCCGTCTTCCTGGGTGGGCTCGTCGGGCACGTCCTGCAGGATATCACAGGCGGCGGAACATGGGCCTATCTCGCTGCCGGGTTCATCATGGGCGAGGGCGGTATCGCCGCGGTGCGCGGATTTCGGAAGTTCCTATTCAAGGGAGATCCCAAATGAACTGGGTACTGATCGCAAGCAACATGACCTCAGTGTCGCTTTCTCTGGTCTGCTGGTGGCTGGCGCACCTTTATGGCAGGTGCAAGCCACCGGGGCGCAGCATCGCCGGCTGCTACGCACTGGTCGGCTTTACCGTGCTACTGACGATGCTGGTGCGCAACCTGGGCGTCGATCTGCGCCCGGTCGTGCCCTGGCTGATCGTGATTACAAAGACGGTTCTGACCGTGACGTTTCTGTTGGTAATCGTTCGCCGGTACAAGCTCGGCGACCGGTAGACCATTTCCCGGCGGTCGCTGCCGCCCTTTCCTACCAAGGATATCTACGATGCAAACTGTTGAAGATCTGGCCCGCGCCATCGTGGCGCGCGAGGGCGGATTCGTGAACGATCCGGATGATCCGGGCGGCGCCACGAATTTCGGCGTCACCATTCACACCATGCGCCGTCTCGGCCTTGATCTCGATCGCGACGGCGATGTCGATGTCGCGGACGTGCGGCGCCTGTCGCGGTCGCAGGCCGAGGACATCTTCGTCGACCACTACTACCGCCGGCCGCGCATCGATCAGCTGCCCGAGGCGCTGCGCGCGTCGGTGTTCGATATGTATGTCAACGCCGGCGGGAACGCGGTGAAGATCCTGCAGCGCCTCTTGCGCCGGTTGGGCCACGAGATCGCCGTCGACGGCGCTATCGGGCCGCAAACCATCGGCGCGGCAAGGGCTGCGTATGAGGTCGCTCCGGAGCACCTCGCCGATGCCTACGGGATCGCCCGGCGGAATTACTACTTCCGGCTCGCCGACGCGCGCCCGGCATCGCGGAAATACGCCCGCACCCGTGCCGGCGGCAAGGGCGGCTGGATCCGGCGGGCCGAGGAGTTCATCTCGCCCCGCTATCACATGACCGAGGCCGAGTTTCAGAGGAGGGTGGCGAAATGGGGTTGAGCGACGAAACATTCACATGCGGCTCACCTTCGCCGCGTTTCACGCCGGGACCGGATACCTGGATCCGGTGCCCGAACGGCGACCGGGTCTGCTCGTTCTGCGGTTCGTTGCATCCGGAGGATTTCGAGCGGCTGGCAAAGGAAGCGGCCGATAAGGATAGCTCCACGTTCATCGACCCGACCACCAAGCAGTACAAGTGGTACGTGCGCCGCGACGAAGTTCCGAACGCGAGCGCTGGCGGCATCAAGTTCTATTCGTGGCACGCCCCGACGGATGAGGTCAGGAATCGGATAAATGCCGTCCTGCCGGAGGCTGTCCGCGTTTCGCTGGTGAAGATCGATATCCGAGCGCAGGACGCACTTGAGGAAATGGCGCGGCGCGATGGCCGTCTGCCCGAGGGAGGGAACGATGGGACTGATTGAAAAACTTCTATCTACCGTGTTCGGCGGTGGCCGCAACGCGATCGCCGAGACGGCCGAGGTATTTCGAGTCAACGCCGACGCCTCGGATGCGCGCGACGCGGATGTGCAGAGCGCGGCACTCGCGCAGCTTGCGGCCGAGTTCGCGCGGCCGCGTAAGGGTTTGTTCGACCGCCTGATCGACGGCTTGAACCGCGTTCCGCGGCCGGCGCTGGCGCTCGGCACGCTGGCGCTGTTCATGGCGGCGATGATCGATCCCGTCTGGTTTTCGGAACGCATGCAGGGGATCTCGCTTGTGCCGGAGCCGCTTTGGTGGCTCCTGGGCGCGATCGTCAGCTTCTACTTCGGTGCCCGGCATCAGGCCAAGGGGCAGGAGTTCCAGCAGTCGCTGGCGGCAACCGTGGCCCGTGCGCCGAAGGTAATGCAGAACCTCGCCGCGCTCGATGCGTTGCGATCGGGTGCGGGCACGCCGCGCGTAGCCGATACCGGGACCGATGCAGAGGTCGAGTTGCAGGTAGCTGAGGGGGCCGGGGATCCAAACCCGGCGCTCGAGGCGATCCAGCGCCACAACGGGGCGGCTGAGCGATGACTGGGCGACTGATGGCGGCAATCGCCGCGCTGGCCCTGTGGGTGCTTCTCCGCGCCGCTGCGCCGGCTTTCGCCGGCGAGTGCACGACCTACGATATCCTGTCAAAGCGCCTCGCCGAGCGTGAAGGGCAGGTGCTCGCCTTCGGCGGTCTCATTACCGACACATCGATGTTGCAGATCTGGCGCGATGTTCGGTCGGGCCGGTGGACGGCGCTCGAGGTTCTGGTCGACGGCACGACTTGCATCGTGCGCGTCGGGGAATACTGGCAGGACTGGCATGCCGAGGCGCCCGGGGTGCCGGGATAGGAATGGCAATAGGCTTGACTAGCAATGGAGAATCGCAAGATGAATGATGAAGAGCTCGTATTAATTTGGCCGATGCGTGGAACGGAACCGGCCTTCGGGATCACTGATGACGTCGATCTATGCACCCGTCTCAACATTCCCTTTAAGCCATCCAGCGCGGGGCAGGGTGACGAGGTCGTTTGGCCTTGGGAAGATGGTCAAGGTGAAATACGATCCGATGCTTCCCAACAGCATGTGCTATTGGAATGTAAATAAGCTTGTAAAATCCGAAGGCGGCAAACTGCTGTTCTGCTGGCAAATCTTGCAATGGCCAGGACTTTACGTGGAAGCACACCATCATGCGATTTGGCAATCATCGCAGGGTAAGCTGATTGATATTACTACAAAGGACCCGAGCGATCATCGACTATTTTCGGTCGTAATTTTGGATACATCAAACGCAATTGACATCACGTGGCCGCCGAACATTGAAAACAGGTACGTAAAACTCAAAGAATGTCCGGAGGTCGACGAGTACATTGCCGCAAACCATGAGCAAATTCGGCACCGGCAAAGGATGACTGAGACTGCAAAGCGCCTTGGTTGTCAATTTGACCCCGAAAGAGGGATTTCGGGCAAGAAATCGTCGGAGAAAGCTCTTAAAGGCGAGATTGAGGAAGAGAGGCGGCTGCAAATTAGGATGGGTGACGCTATTAAAGCGTGCGCTGCGATTGATCGAAAAACCGTATAGTCAGGCTTGGTCTGAAGATCCCATTTTACCTTGGACCGAAAGAATCTCTCCAGCAGCGTGGTTGATGGTTGGCATCGGGACCGTCCTCTACTGGGTTGGTTTAGGCGGCCACGCGGAAGCCTGCCGCATTGCGGTGCCCGCCGCCGCCGTTGTCTTTGGCAATCTCAGATACGTCCATCCGATCATCCATTGAGCGCAGCGAGTACGTCACGCCGTCATAGGTTCTGACCACGCACGCGGCGAAAGGTGCTTCCGGGTTGCGGTTAAGCAGCTCGTGCGCGACTTCGGAAACAAAGTCATAGGAGCAGGCTGCAACAGGCACCCGATGTCCGGCGACATCTTCCTCGAAGGCCGTGTCGCAGATGTTGCTGACGATCATGTCGACATAGCGACGAATGGCGACGCCCTCATTTGCAAGCCGCTCGGCTGTGAACATGTCCCACAGCTCAAAGTCGCGCGGCATGGAGCGGATCGCGATGCAGATTTCCTTGGTTCCTCTAAGGTCGAACCGCCATAGGTCGCGATCCTCGACGGCAGCGAACCAGTCTGGCATTGGCTCGTTACCAAAGCAGTATTCCCAAGCGAGACGGCACCCTGATTTTTCCATGTCAAAACAGACGCCAACGCCTGACATCATGCGGTCCGCATAGCGCTTCTCAAACGGGCCGCCCGCGCATTCCAATTTCATGAAGCCCTCCAATTCGGCTTCGGCGGTCTTATGGTGATCGAGAACGATGACCCGTTTGGCCGCGTCGGCAATCTCGTTCATGACATCTTTCTTGAATGAGAAATCCACGATGAGCACGTCTTTCCCGGTCACGTCGGGAGTGTCCTGGCCATACTGGCAAGGCACGTACTCCACGGCATCACCGAACCGCTTCCACACGGCATAGGCGGCGGCAAAGCCATCGTCGCAATTGGCGTGATAAATACAAACGTCTGGTGTCATTTCGGATCGGTCCTTATCTGGCTTCCGTTTCGGGATCGTAGTAATCCACAGTGATGCGTGCACAGCGGTTATCGGCCATCGTAACTCCGCCGTAGACAATAGGATCCTGCGGGATGTCACCCGCCTCAACCGACCGAACGGCACGGAAGAGCGTTTCTTTCAGCGCTCGCATGATCTGATCCTTGTTATCTGCCATGTCTTTCGGTCCTTTCTTGGTTTCAACATTTTCAACACGAATATTGAGAATTGTCAACATATGCAAATCATAAAGTCAGCAGAAATGTTGACTATATCCAGAACGTGTGTTGAAGTGTTGAGAATTCACGGGCATACCCCGTCCTCATGCGTGTTGGATATGGCTACAAGTGCACCGATAACGATTTCGCCGCTGCCGATGTCGAGACCATCTGGATCGACCACCCTGGTAGTGAGCGGATGGAGCGTACTGTCATGCTGCAGCACGGTTTGCGCGAGGGCGATACGCTGGTTTTGCTGCGCGCCAGCGATCTGGGCGTTGGCGGTGAGCTGCCGAATATCCGCCGAGAGTTGGAGCGCAGGAACGTGAAGGTCGAAACGGT from the Roseovarius indicus genome contains:
- a CDS encoding holin-associated N-acetylmuramidase — translated: MQTVEDLARAIVAREGGFVNDPDDPGGATNFGVTIHTMRRLGLDLDRDGDVDVADVRRLSRSQAEDIFVDHYYRRPRIDQLPEALRASVFDMYVNAGGNAVKILQRLLRRLGHEIAVDGAIGPQTIGAARAAYEVAPEHLADAYGIARRNYYFRLADARPASRKYARTRAGGKGGWIRRAEEFISPRYHMTEAEFQRRVAKWG
- a CDS encoding holin family protein, coding for MGLIEKLLSTVFGGGRNAIAETAEVFRVNADASDARDADVQSAALAQLAAEFARPRKGLFDRLIDGLNRVPRPALALGTLALFMAAMIDPVWFSERMQGISLVPEPLWWLLGAIVSFYFGARHQAKGQEFQQSLAATVARAPKVMQNLAALDALRSGAGTPRVADTGTDAEVELQVAEGAGDPNPALEAIQRHNGAAER
- a CDS encoding DHHA1 domain-containing protein; the protein is MTPDVCIYHANCDDGFAAAYAVWKRFGDAVEYVPCQYGQDTPDVTGKDVLIVDFSFKKDVMNEIADAAKRVIVLDHHKTAEAELEGFMKLECAGGPFEKRYADRMMSGVGVCFDMEKSGCRLAWEYCFGNEPMPDWFAAVEDRDLWRFDLRGTKEICIAIRSMPRDFELWDMFTAERLANEGVAIRRYVDMIVSNICDTAFEEDVAGHRVPVAACSYDFVSEVAHELLNRNPEAPFAACVVRTYDGVTYSLRSMDDRMDVSEIAKDNGGGGHRNAAGFRVAA